Within Bacteroidales bacterium, the genomic segment ATTGCCTAATACACCTGAAGGCAAGGTAATAAAATATCAGCTTACAAAATCAGGAACAAGTATAGGAGCAAACTATAGGGAAGCAAATCGATCAAGAAGTAAAGCAGATTTTACAAATAGAATTAGAATATGCGAAAGTGAAGCAAGTGAAACAGTTTATTGGTTAGAGATAATTACTGATTTAAACTGGGTTGATTCTGAGAAAATACAATTAATAATGGTAGAAGCGAAAGAAATTCTTGCTATTTTCACATCAATTAGTACGAAACTAAAACTCTAAGTACTTTAGGCACTCTAAGTATTTTAGGCACTTTATAAAAACCAAACTTATGGATAAATGTTCGTTTTGTGGTAAAGACAAAAAAGATACTAACCTTTTAATTGCAGGAGTATCAGGACATATTTGTGATTCATGTATTCATCAGGCTTATGAAATAATTCAGGAAGAATTAAAAACAAGCAATTTTGATGTAAATAAAATTAAATTACTTAAACCTGTTGAAATTAAAAAGTTTCTCGACCAGTATGTAATTGGACAGGAAGATGCAAAAAAATATTTATCCGTAGCTGTTTACAATCATTATAAAAGATTGATGCAAAAAGACAGTAAAGATAGTGTAGAAATTGAAAAATCAAATATTATTTTTGTAGGAGAAACAGGAACAGGTAAAACCTTATTAGCCAGAACAATAGCTAAAATGCTTCATGTGCCTTTTACTATTGTTGATGCAACAATTCTTACCGAAGCCGGTTATGTGGGCGAAGATATTGAAAGTATCCTTACCCGCCTGTTACAAGTAGCTGATTATGATGTAAAAGCCGCAGAAAAAGGAATAGTTTTTATTGATGAAATTGACAAAATAGCAAGAAAAAGCGATAATCCCTCAATAACACGCGATGTTTCCGGTGAAGGTGTTCAGCAGGGATTGTTAAAATTATTGGAAGGTTCTGTAATAAATGTTCCGCCACAGGGTGGAAGAAAACATCCAGACCAAAAAATGATACCTGTCAATACGCAAAATATACTTTTTATTTGTGGCGGTGCTTTCGATGGAATTGAGAAAAAAATCGCACAAAGACTAAACACTATGGTGGTTGGTTATGCTGCAAGCAAAGAAAAAGAAAAAATTGATATTAATAATTTATTACAATATATTGCTCCTCAAGATCTTAAAGCATTCGGGTTGATACCTGAAATTATAGGAAGATTACCTGTCTTAACATACTTAGAACCTCTTGATAAAAAAGCACTTAGAGATATACTTACAGAACCAAAAAATTCAATAATCAAACAATATACAAAACTTTTTAAAATTGATGGAATTGAACTTACATTTGATAATAAAGTTTTTAATTTCATTGTTGATAAAGCTATTGAATTTAAGCTCGGAGCAAGAGGCTTACGTTCTATTTGCGAAATAATTATGATTGATGCTATGTTTGAATTACCTTCAAAAAACGAAACTAAATTAAATATTACATTATCATATGCAAGAAATAAGCTTCAAAGAACCAGTGTGAAAAAATTAAGAGTAGCTTAGTTATTATATTTATTTACTTTCAGTTTTATTCCAACCCACATCAATTATAGCCTTTGTTAGCCATTTGTTGTTTTATTTCAGTCCAACTTAGTTTTAAATAAAATTCAGTTTATAGCTTCTATCTAATATTTCACATTAATTTAGCCTATTTTTTCTATATGAAATTTTTACGTATTTTTGAATTTCGCTTAAAACACTATTACGTTAGGCAACATTCCCCACAATACGGGAACAAGATTAATTTCTACTGTTAACCTCAAAAATGTGGAGAAAAAATTAGAAGATTTTTTGAAAGAAATGATATTAAATTACAGACAGACAATAAATTAAAGTAATTTTGACGTTAGTCAGAATTAAAAAAAAGGATTTAAGCAGTCCAAAACACTGATGATAAATTGAGAATAGAAGGAAAAGAAAATAAAATCATTAATTAAAATTGAATTATTATGAGAACATTTAAGAAATTTATCGGTATTAGCATAGCAGTTCTGTGCTTTACCTTGACAAGTTATTCGCAAGACAAACCAAAAGCAACTTATCGGGTTGGAAATTCAAAAGTGACTGTGTGGGAAAATGAAAGAGAAGGCAAATATGGAAAATTTATTGTAAAAGATTTCCAAGTTGAAAAAGTTTACAAAAAAGGAGAAGAATGGAAAACGACTAATTTATTTAATTTGACAGAATTATTGCAATTAAGAGCAGCAATTGACAAAGCAATTAATGAAGAAGGAGTAAAAATAAAAGAAGGAGATAAAGAAGAAAACAAGCAAAAAAGGGAGTAAAAATTAATAGTTTGACAAGTTCATAACGAATGAAAGACGATTAGTGACTTGACAATAAAAAAGTAAAATAGAAAATTAGTTTCAGATTGACAATTTTTTCGTATGGATTGGAATTAACTGTATAATTTCGGATAAAAAAAGAAAAGATAAACCTTGCATAATAAATAGGCTTCAAATGGCTTGAAAAGCCAAGTTTGAAGCAAATGTTGAACGAAATCACATGCTAAATTTGTTTATGGACTTTGAATAGGCTTTAGCGTGTTGTTTTTTGTTTTAGAGTGAGGCTGTTTAATAATAATTTGATGTTCGTTTTTTGATTATTTCATTTTTATTGGCATATTTTTTTGCTTATTCGTACTAAAACAGTTGATTTTAAGTTGTTTTGCTTGTTTTGGGGTAATATTTTTCCAACTAAGCTGAAACCTGCCTGACGGTAGTCAGGGCAGTCAGGTTTGTAATTCCGTTTAGCGAGGTGAATACTTATATTGTTGCTACTTATGATAATAATAGTTCTAAACTTTTTATTAATAACGAATTAGTTCAGCAAATCGAAGTTCAAAAAGCTATTTCTGATAATAGTACACCTTTCAGAATTGGATTACAAAGTCAAAATTTTTCAAATTCCAGTTACTATAGAGGAGCTATTGATGATATTGTAGTGTACAATAGAGCTTTATCTAAAAACGAAATTAGATTATTATATGAAGCAAATTAATCACTAAGCACAACAATAAATAAACGCCATTAAAACAGGCGTTTATTCAAACCGTTGACAAAATGGTATTTTCTACTTCCGAATTATTTTTATTTCTCCCTTAATACTTAATTTGATAATACTTGAAGCTTGATTTGATATTATTTCATCTTGTCGCCAGTTAACTATGTAGTCAACACTTTTTTTTACTTCCTCAGATATTTTATTAAAAATTTCAGGATGATTTCTATTACTTATATTTGCCGATGTTGTAACTATTGGTTTTTTAAACTTTCTAATAAGAATTTTGCAAAATTCATCATTTGTAACCCTTATTCCTATACTACCATCACTATTTATTAAATTCTGAGGAAGATTCTTTGCTTTTGGAAATATTATTGAAACCGGTTTTTCTGATAATTCAATTAAATCATAAGCTATTCGCGGTACTTCGTCAACATATGATGATATTCGTTCAGGACAATCAAGCAATATCAACATACTTTTTGTTTCTTCACGCTTTTTTATTTTATATATCTTTTCTATAGCTTTTGCATTTGTTGCATCACAACCAATACCCCAAATTGTATCTGTTGGATACAATATTGTTTTTCCTGATCTTAATGCTTCCAATGTATTGTTAATTTCTTCGTTCATCAGTTAATAATCTTCTTTTACATAGAACTCATCTTATAAATAAACTCTATACGTTTGTTAAATCAAAAATAGTAATAAATTTACTAATGTTCGATTAAATAAATCAATGTTTGATATATTACCTCTAAAGAAATTAATATAAAGCACCGTAGAGCCTGTCCTAAACTTGATTTGGGATACGAAATAAACATAATAAATTTTAACACTCACTAATGATAAAAATATTCAATTCATATTTTTCTGTAGAATATTTTTAAGTAAACTATAAAATTTGTAAGTTTAAGTTTTAATAATATTATAAATTGAATAAAATGATAAATTATAAATTACTTCCGTTTATTTTATTCAGTATTATTTTTTTTAATATACCGTTATTTGCTGGTGTACAAAATGCTGAAACTGATTTGCAACAACAATTAAAAACTGCAACAGAAGAACAAAAAGCTAAAATTTATATTAAACTTGCAGAAAAAACATCCTCATCTTCAACTCAACAAGCAATTAATTATGCCTTAAAGTCTTTAGACGTTTCAAGGCAATTTGATAATAAAAAAGAAGAAGCAACTGCTTTAAATTTTCTTGGAATTACATTTTATAACCAAAACAAGTATGATAAATCATTAGAATATTATCAAAAGTCTTTAAAAATAACTATGCAGTTAGCAAGTAAAGAAGAAATTGCAAACCTGATGAGAAAAATAGGAATTGTATATGTTAATCTGAAAAAATACAAAAAAGCTCTTATATATTTTGAACAAACATTAAGTATATACAAACAGTTAGGATTCAAAAACAAAGAAGCACAAACATATTCAAATATCGGACTAATTTATTATTACTGGCAAACATTTGAAGATGCTCTTGAATATTATCAAAAATCATTGGATATTTATAAAAAACTCGAAAATAAACAAGAAATAGCATATTCATTAAATGACATAGGAGTTGTTTATGATGCAATGGGAGAATATGAAAAAGCTCTTGAATATTATCAAAAATCGTATGAAATTAATAAAGAAATTGATAATAAAATTGAATTTGCAAAACTTCTGAATAATATTGGTGAAGTTTATGAAGATATTGGTAATTATGAAGAAGCACTAAATTATTTTCATAAATCATTAAAAATACAGAAAAAAATAAGTGATGAAATTGTTATTGCAACCTCACTTAATAAAATTGGAAATGTATATAAAAAAATGAAGAAGTTTGATAAAGCTATGAATTATTATAACAAGAGCCTCGATATCGCAAAAGAAAAGGATTTAAGGCTTACAATTATGGACAATTATAAGTCTTTTTATGAAGTATATTATATTATGGACAACCCTAAAATGGCTCTTAAATATTACCAGATGTATGTAAATATTAAAGATTCAATTTTTTACAGTACAACCGGAAAAAAAATATTAATTGATGAAAATGAAGCTATCGGACATTTGCAGGAGGTGCGATCAACAAGGATTTTAGAAAAAGATAAAGCTATTTATAAAGAGAGGAATAGTAAAAGGAAAATTTTATTTATTTCTATTAGCATATTAGTATTAGTAGTATTGGTATTTTCATTTTTATTTTATAAAACAGTCAATCAAAAAAGAAAAGCTTACCGTTTATTATCTGAGAAAGTACCAGATTATAAGGATTTATTATAAGACATTAAATAGTGTCAGAAAGAAAATTATTAATAATTAAGGCTTTGTAACGAAATAAAAATCAAAAATATCTTCGTTTATTCTTTACACTTTATTTCGTTACAATGCCTAAGTATTTGATAAGAAAACGTTAAGAACAAGGCAAGCATAACACAGTTATTGGCGTTTTATTACAAACATTAAATAACAAACATTATGTCAATACACAGTAATGTAAAAAGAATCACAACCCATGTGTTAAATGAAATGAAACTTCGCAATGAAAAAATTGCGATGCTAACTGCTTATGATTATTCAACAGCGAGAATTATTGATCAAGCAGGAATTGATGTAATACTTGTCGGTGATTCTGCATCAAATGTTATGTCTGGACATGCATCTACCTTACCCATCACATTAAACGACATGATATACCATGCCGCTTCGGTTGTAAGAGCTGTAAAACGTGCTTTAGTAGTTGTTGACCTTCCTTTTGGAACATATCAGGGGAATTCAAAAGAAGCATTATCTTCGTCAATCAGGATTATGAAAGAAACAGGTGCACATGCTGTTAAGATGGAAGGCGGTGAGGAAATAAAAGAATCAATACAGAGAATTTTATCTGCCGGAATACCTGTTATGGGACATCTCGGTTTAACTCCGCAATCTATTCATAAATTTGGCACATATGTTGTCAGGGCACGTGATGAAGAAGAGGCTGAGAAATTAAAATCAGATGCAAAAATACTTGAACAAACCGGATGTTTTGCGATTGTTTTAGAAAAAATACCTGCAACATTAGCAGAACAAGTTACCCAAAGTATAAATATACCAACAATTGGAATTGGTGCAGGTAATAAAGTTGACGGGCAAGTTTTAGTTATTCATGATATGCTTGGTATAACACAGGAATTTTCACCCAGATTCTTACGCCGATATCATAATTTATTTGAAGAAATTACAGGTGCTGTCAAAAATTATATTAATGATGTCAGATCACTTAACTTCCCTAACGAAAAAGAACAATATTAACACAAATTAACCAGTGTCATGTCAAGTGTAAATTTATTGATAAGTTGCAGTTATTTTTTTCTTTTTGCAAAACAAAAAAAGAAAAGAACAAGACTTGGTGCGTTAATTTATGCTTGACTTGACACTAATAATTATTACTTAAAAAATAACAAATAATAAAAGAGGAAAAATCATGAAAAAAGAAATTCACGGAAGTGCCCCTGCAGGTGCGGTTTATGGCTTGGGTCTTATTGGAGCAGCAATTTATTTTATTTCCCATGCCACTTGCTTTTGGATGGGCGTACTAGGATTCTTAAAAGCTATTGTTTGGCCTGCTTTTATTGTCTATGAGGCGTTTAAACATTTAGGAATGTGATGTAATAAAAAGAAGAAATCTTGTCATAAGATTACAAATTATACTTTCATAGAATTTAAAAGACAGTTTATCAATTACAGAACGCAATTTGAAAAATAAACATAAAAATATTCATGGTTTAGAAATTCTTTATGAAGATAACCATATAATTGCCATTAATAAAAAGTGTTCTGATATTGTACAGGATGATAAAACAGGCGATAAATCATTAAAAGATAAAGTCTCAGAGTATATAAAAATAGAATATAATAAGCCCGGAAATGTTTTTCTTGGTGTAATTCATAGAATTGATAGGCCAGTTAGCGGAGTGGTTTTATTTGCGAAAACCAGTAAAGCATTAAGCAGATTTAACGAATTGTTTAAAAACAAAGAGATTCAAAAATCATACTGGGCTATAGTTAAAAAAAATCCACCAAATGTCAAAGATACTCTAATACATTACCTGACAAGAAATCAAAAAAAGAATAAATCAACTGTTCATGATAGAGAAGTAGCAAATTCAAAAAAAGCTATTTTAGATTACGAGTTAATCAAAACAACAAATAATTATTATTTATTGGAAATTGACCTGAAAACCGGCAGACACCATCAAATCAGGGCGCAAATGGCTAAAATTGGTTGTCCGATAAAAGGTGATTTAAAATATGGTTATCAAAGAAGTAATAAAACCGGGGGAATTCACTTACACGCTTGCAAAATTTCATTTATTCATCCGGTTAAGAAAGAACATATTACCATAAATGCACCACCGCCAAATGATGTACTTTGGAATGAATTAGTTTAAGACACAATTGGTTAAAATCTAAAAATTGTTATTCTATCCAATTTTCAATTTTTATATTTTCTAATCGTTCAAATTCTCTAATATTTCTTGTTACCATTATCATATCATTTGAAATAGCTGTTGCTCCAATTAATAAATCAAAATCACTAATTATTTTACCTATTATTTGAAGTCTTGCTTTTTCTTTTGCAAATATTCTAATAGCGTTAAAAATTGGTAGTATTGAAATTTGGTCAGTAAATTTTTCAATTATTGCAAAGTTTTTTTCAGAAAATTGACTTTTTTCTGCTCCATAAATTAATTCGGCATATGTAATTTCAGAAATTGCACAATTTTCAATTTTAATATCTTTTATCTTTTTATTTAGATTGTATTTACCTTTGAAAAGGTATATGCATATATTTGTATCAAGTAAATATTTCATTAGAAATCTTCAATTTTTCTTTCATTAAACCTTGATGTTTCAATTTCAGTAATAATTTCTTCAGCAGTTCTTGAATCTTGCCAAGCACCATAGATTTCATCCAAATTAGTTTTAATTTTTTCCTTAGTTTGGATAGATTCGGTAAGTTTTATTATTAAATATTTTTTTGAATCAACAGTCAAATTTTTTAAAATTCCGAAATACTTATCTAATGTTCTAATATTTAATGCAAGATTTCCCATTTAGTATTATTTAAAATTTAGTATAAAATTAGTGTTTTTTCTTTAGTTAATCAAGTTTCCTTGCTTTTTTGCTCCCCTCATAAATTGAAAACTTGTTAAATCTGCATTCAAGTGGTCCGTTGAATAATTTTATTTTTCTTGAAGTATGTAATCCTATATTTTTTAATGCTTCCATATTACCACTTATTATCCATGCATCAAATCCGGAATATTCTTTTTTTAACTGATCACCTATTTGTTTATAAAAATTATCTAAATCTATTTTTTTCATTCGTTCACCATAAGGCGGATTTGTTACAATAATACCACTATCTTGTGTTGGTTTAGAGTTTTCAAATGCGTTTACATTAAGGTTTATTTTATTTTT encodes:
- a CDS encoding four helix bundle protein encodes the protein MSIIKLSASLPNTPEGKVIKYQLTKSGTSIGANYREANRSRSKADFTNRIRICESEASETVYWLEIITDLNWVDSEKIQLIMVEAKEILAIFTSISTKLKL
- the clpX gene encoding ATP-dependent Clp protease ATP-binding subunit ClpX produces the protein MDKCSFCGKDKKDTNLLIAGVSGHICDSCIHQAYEIIQEELKTSNFDVNKIKLLKPVEIKKFLDQYVIGQEDAKKYLSVAVYNHYKRLMQKDSKDSVEIEKSNIIFVGETGTGKTLLARTIAKMLHVPFTIVDATILTEAGYVGEDIESILTRLLQVADYDVKAAEKGIVFIDEIDKIARKSDNPSITRDVSGEGVQQGLLKLLEGSVINVPPQGGRKHPDQKMIPVNTQNILFICGGAFDGIEKKIAQRLNTMVVGYAASKEKEKIDINNLLQYIAPQDLKAFGLIPEIIGRLPVLTYLEPLDKKALRDILTEPKNSIIKQYTKLFKIDGIELTFDNKVFNFIVDKAIEFKLGARGLRSICEIIMIDAMFELPSKNETKLNITLSYARNKLQRTSVKKLRVA
- a CDS encoding LamG domain-containing protein; the encoded protein is MNTYIVATYDNNSSKLFINNELVQQIEVQKAISDNSTPFRIGLQSQNFSNSSYYRGAIDDIVVYNRALSKNEIRLLYEAN
- a CDS encoding threonylcarbamoyl-AMP synthase — encoded protein: MNEEINNTLEALRSGKTILYPTDTIWGIGCDATNAKAIEKIYKIKKREETKSMLILLDCPERISSYVDEVPRIAYDLIELSEKPVSIIFPKAKNLPQNLINSDGSIGIRVTNDEFCKILIRKFKKPIVTTSANISNRNHPEIFNKISEEVKKSVDYIVNWRQDEIISNQASSIIKLSIKGEIKIIRK
- a CDS encoding tetratricopeptide repeat protein, which codes for MINYKLLPFILFSIIFFNIPLFAGVQNAETDLQQQLKTATEEQKAKIYIKLAEKTSSSSTQQAINYALKSLDVSRQFDNKKEEATALNFLGITFYNQNKYDKSLEYYQKSLKITMQLASKEEIANLMRKIGIVYVNLKKYKKALIYFEQTLSIYKQLGFKNKEAQTYSNIGLIYYYWQTFEDALEYYQKSLDIYKKLENKQEIAYSLNDIGVVYDAMGEYEKALEYYQKSYEINKEIDNKIEFAKLLNNIGEVYEDIGNYEEALNYFHKSLKIQKKISDEIVIATSLNKIGNVYKKMKKFDKAMNYYNKSLDIAKEKDLRLTIMDNYKSFYEVYYIMDNPKMALKYYQMYVNIKDSIFYSTTGKKILIDENEAIGHLQEVRSTRILEKDKAIYKERNSKRKILFISISILVLVVLVFSFLFYKTVNQKRKAYRLLSEKVPDYKDLL
- the panB gene encoding 3-methyl-2-oxobutanoate hydroxymethyltransferase, with amino-acid sequence MSIHSNVKRITTHVLNEMKLRNEKIAMLTAYDYSTARIIDQAGIDVILVGDSASNVMSGHASTLPITLNDMIYHAASVVRAVKRALVVVDLPFGTYQGNSKEALSSSIRIMKETGAHAVKMEGGEEIKESIQRILSAGIPVMGHLGLTPQSIHKFGTYVVRARDEEEAEKLKSDAKILEQTGCFAIVLEKIPATLAEQVTQSINIPTIGIGAGNKVDGQVLVIHDMLGITQEFSPRFLRRYHNLFEEITGAVKNYINDVRSLNFPNEKEQY
- a CDS encoding RluA family pseudouridine synthase, with protein sequence MHGLEILYEDNHIIAINKKCSDIVQDDKTGDKSLKDKVSEYIKIEYNKPGNVFLGVIHRIDRPVSGVVLFAKTSKALSRFNELFKNKEIQKSYWAIVKKNPPNVKDTLIHYLTRNQKKNKSTVHDREVANSKKAILDYELIKTTNNYYLLEIDLKTGRHHQIRAQMAKIGCPIKGDLKYGYQRSNKTGGIHLHACKISFIHPVKKEHITINAPPPNDVLWNELV
- a CDS encoding type II toxin-antitoxin system VapC family toxin; protein product: MKYLLDTNICIYLFKGKYNLNKKIKDIKIENCAISEITYAELIYGAEKSQFSEKNFAIIEKFTDQISILPIFNAIRIFAKEKARLQIIGKIISDFDLLIGATAISNDMIMVTRNIREFERLENIKIENWIE